One window of the bacterium genome contains the following:
- the groL gene encoding chaperonin GroEL (60 kDa chaperone family; promotes refolding of misfolded polypeptides especially under stressful conditions; forms two stacked rings of heptamers to form a barrel-shaped 14mer; ends can be capped by GroES; misfolded proteins enter the barrel where they are refolded when GroES binds) — MASKIITFDVDARANLKKGVDILADSVKVTLGPKGRNVVIEKKWGAPTITKDGVTVAKEIELEDAVQNMGAQMVREVASKTSDVAGDGTTTATVLAQAIIAEGLKNVTAGADPMSLKRGIEKAVAAVIKDLKSNSKQQSGKKDIAAVGSISANNDMEVGNLIADAMDKVGKDGVITVEEAKSMETTLEVVEGMQFDRGYVSPYFVTNPDEMECELEDPYILIHDKKVSAMKDLLPVLEKMAQTGRAMLIIAEDIEGEALATLVVNKLRGTLKVAAVKAPGFGDRRKAMLDDVATLTGGRVISEEAGFKLENAMLTDLGQAKKIIIDKDNTTIVEGKGKHDDIKARISQIKKQIEVTTSDYDKEKLQERLAKLAGGVAVLKVGAATEVEMKEKKARVEDALHATRAAVEEGIVPGGGVPLLRAQKALDNVKLDGDEKLGVNIVRRALEEPIRMIAQNAGWEGSVVVDKVKNNSKYAFGFNAATEQYADLIEDGVIDPTKVVRVALENAASVGALLLTTDCAIHEKKEPKSAAPMPGGGGMGGMGGMDY, encoded by the coding sequence ATGGCAAGCAAGATTATCACGTTCGACGTGGATGCCCGCGCGAATCTCAAGAAGGGCGTGGACATCCTGGCCGATAGCGTCAAAGTCACCCTCGGCCCCAAGGGCCGCAACGTCGTCATCGAGAAGAAGTGGGGCGCTCCCACGATTACGAAAGACGGCGTCACCGTGGCCAAGGAAATTGAGCTCGAAGATGCCGTGCAGAATATGGGCGCGCAGATGGTTCGCGAAGTGGCGTCCAAGACCAGCGACGTAGCCGGCGACGGCACCACCACCGCCACCGTGCTCGCGCAAGCGATCATCGCCGAAGGTCTGAAGAACGTCACCGCCGGCGCCGATCCGATGAGCCTCAAGCGCGGCATCGAAAAAGCCGTGGCTGCCGTCATCAAGGATCTCAAGTCCAACAGCAAGCAGCAGAGCGGCAAGAAGGATATCGCCGCCGTCGGTTCGATTTCCGCCAACAACGACATGGAAGTCGGTAACCTCATCGCCGACGCGATGGACAAGGTCGGCAAGGACGGCGTCATCACCGTCGAAGAAGCGAAGTCCATGGAGACCACGCTCGAAGTCGTCGAGGGAATGCAGTTCGACCGCGGCTACGTCTCGCCCTACTTCGTCACCAATCCCGATGAGATGGAGTGCGAACTCGAAGATCCCTACATCCTCATCCACGACAAGAAAGTCTCGGCGATGAAGGACCTGCTGCCGGTGCTCGAGAAGATGGCTCAGACCGGCCGTGCCATGCTGATTATCGCGGAAGACATCGAAGGCGAAGCGCTGGCGACGCTGGTCGTCAACAAGCTGCGCGGTACGCTGAAAGTCGCGGCCGTCAAGGCTCCCGGATTCGGCGATCGCCGCAAGGCCATGCTCGATGACGTCGCTACTCTCACCGGCGGCCGCGTCATCAGCGAGGAAGCCGGCTTCAAGCTGGAAAACGCCATGCTCACCGATCTCGGTCAGGCCAAAAAGATCATCATTGATAAAGACAATACCACCATCGTCGAAGGCAAGGGCAAGCATGACGACATCAAGGCTCGCATCTCGCAGATCAAGAAGCAGATCGAAGTGACCACCTCCGACTACGACAAGGAGAAGCTGCAGGAACGGCTCGCGAAACTCGCGGGCGGCGTGGCGGTGCTCAAGGTCGGGGCGGCTACTGAAGTCGAGATGAAGGAGAAGAAGGCCCGCGTGGAAGATGCGCTGCATGCGACTCGTGCGGCGGTGGAAGAAGGCATCGTCCCGGGCGGCGGCGTGCCGCTGCTCCGCGCGCAGAAGGCGCTCGACAACGTCAAGCTCGACGGCGACGAGAAGCTCGGCGTGAACATCGTCCGGCGCGCGCTCGAAGAGCCGATCCGCATGATCGCGCAGAACGCGGGCTGGGAAGGCAGCGTGGTCGTGGACAAAGTGAAGAACAACAGCAAGTACGCGTTCGGTTTCAATGCCGCGACCGAGCAATACGCTGACCTCATCGAGGACGGCGTGATTGATCCGACCAAGGTCGTCCGCGTGGCATTAGAGAACGCGGCTTCGGTCGGCGCGCTGTTGCTGACCACCGATTGCGCGATCCACGAGAAGAAGGAACCCAAGTCCGCGGCTCCAATGCCCGGTGGCGGCGGCATGGGCGGTATGGGCGGCATGGACTACTAA